GCCAAGGGCCCGTCACTGCTTGACAGGGTCATCGCCGCGGATGTTTTACTGGCCATCTTTGGGGCTGCACTGGCCACGGAGATGGCGATGAACAAACACCTGGACAACCTGGCACTGCTGGTGGTGTTGACGGTGATTGGCTTTATCGGCTCGGT
This genomic interval from Arthrobacter sp. PAMC 25486 contains the following:
- a CDS encoding monovalent cation/H+ antiporter complex subunit F, which produces MSAMEIVILIVAALLTLASAGTIYRIAKGPSLLDRVIAADVLLAIFGAALATEMAMNKHLDNLALLVVLTVIGFIGSVTVARFVAHKKEDG